In a single window of the uncultured Dysgonomonas sp. genome:
- a CDS encoding acyltransferase family protein: protein MERNVLLDYFKIILCILVIGGHMQPLFGDSQFISWYIPNGISRVTVPVFLIISGYYVFSKLNDPKAFKKYMKHFILIYLVWTLIYTPYFITSVRPVDFLIVLLTGYYHLWYMPTAIVGLLILFFAKKYIKNDYYMLALALILYLAGYLLSFHFNKIFIFRNGFTIGFMFVFAGYFIRSKQFDKKSNLYIIPLACIALLANAYEAYYTYTHAMKPNQDMMLSILVLSPALFTLVLRNPIMKVGKGFLNILPSAIYFVHPFAISLIDVPLEYKIYKLPYVFLLSIVFSFIVYHLNKKVKIFL from the coding sequence ATGGAACGCAACGTCTTACTCGACTATTTCAAAATAATCCTTTGTATATTGGTTATAGGCGGGCACATGCAGCCGCTGTTCGGTGATAGCCAGTTTATCAGTTGGTATATACCGAACGGAATATCCCGTGTTACAGTACCCGTATTCCTTATCATCAGTGGCTATTATGTTTTTTCGAAGCTCAACGATCCTAAAGCTTTCAAAAAATATATGAAACATTTCATATTGATATATCTGGTATGGACTTTGATATATACACCTTATTTTATCACTTCGGTCAGGCCTGTCGATTTCCTTATCGTTTTACTTACGGGATATTACCATCTCTGGTATATGCCCACAGCAATTGTAGGCCTGCTTATTCTCTTCTTTGCCAAAAAGTATATCAAGAACGACTATTATATGCTGGCTCTGGCCCTGATCCTATATTTGGCTGGATATCTTCTGAGTTTTCATTTCAATAAGATATTTATTTTCCGCAATGGGTTTACCATTGGTTTTATGTTTGTATTCGCCGGATATTTTATCAGAAGCAAACAATTTGATAAAAAAAGTAACCTGTATATCATTCCTTTAGCATGTATCGCCCTGCTTGCCAATGCATATGAGGCCTACTATACCTACACTCATGCAATGAAACCCAATCAGGATATGATGCTCTCTATACTGGTTCTCAGCCCTGCACTGTTTACTCTCGTATTGAGAAATCCTATTATGAAAGTTGGTAAAGGATTCCTTAACATCCTGCCATCAGCCATTTATTTTGTACATCCATTTGCCATCTCGCTAATTGATGTTCCTCTGGAATATAAGATATATAAATTACCATATGTATTTTTACTGTCTATTGTATTCTCATTCATTGTTTATCACCTGAATAAGAAAGTGAAGATATTTTTGTAA
- a CDS encoding acyltransferase translates to MERNIRLDYFKVFLSILVITIHMQPLFDYGELRGWIITHGIARIAVPIFFITSGYYIAAKLDNVKSLKKYLKHLVIIHIVWNLIYLPAIIDVIYNIKSVILIVVFGFFHLWYTPALIVGTITLFLSKKYIKDYRYILGLAFILFMIGFYCGLDYLKIYYYRNGIIMAFPLMALGYCIKSRDWVKKIKNNYLIWAMCIGFAALIGESYIRYANSSGFNPFNDFQLSLLILCPAIFIYLQKHPVVSSGKGFISILFSGIYFLHPLAMSIIGMPQTYMIYKLPLVIILSIVLCYIFYLINKRIKIFF, encoded by the coding sequence ATGGAACGTAATATAAGGCTCGATTATTTTAAAGTATTCCTCAGCATATTGGTCATCACCATACATATGCAGCCGCTATTCGATTACGGAGAATTGCGGGGCTGGATTATTACACACGGTATCGCTCGCATTGCTGTACCTATATTCTTCATTACGAGCGGTTACTATATAGCAGCAAAGCTCGATAATGTAAAAAGCCTGAAAAAATACCTGAAACATCTGGTCATTATCCATATTGTATGGAACCTGATATATCTGCCTGCTATTATTGATGTGATTTATAATATAAAAAGTGTCATACTGATAGTTGTATTCGGTTTTTTCCATCTTTGGTACACGCCGGCACTGATAGTGGGAACAATAACACTTTTCTTGTCTAAAAAATATATTAAAGACTATAGATACATTTTAGGACTTGCTTTCATCCTGTTTATGATCGGGTTTTATTGTGGTCTTGATTATCTTAAAATATATTATTACCGAAACGGTATTATTATGGCTTTTCCTCTCATGGCACTGGGATATTGTATAAAATCGAGAGACTGGGTAAAGAAAATAAAAAATAATTACCTCATTTGGGCTATGTGCATTGGTTTCGCTGCGCTGATAGGTGAATCTTACATAAGATATGCCAATTCGAGTGGATTCAATCCTTTCAATGATTTCCAGCTGTCGTTATTGATACTCTGCCCTGCAATATTCATTTATTTACAGAAACATCCGGTAGTATCTTCGGGGAAAGGCTTTATATCTATACTATTCTCAGGGATTTACTTCCTGCATCCACTGGCGATGAGCATCATAGGAATGCCTCAGACTTATATGATATATAAATTACCTCTGGTAATTATACTTTCTATCGTGCTATGTTATATTTTTTATTTGATAAATAAACGTATAAAAATATTCTTTTAA
- a CDS encoding acyltransferase family protein, which yields MERNIRLDYFRIILSLLVITVHTQSLFSNDSLTGWLISNGIGRVAVPCFFLISGYYLHFRLDDNKAIKRYLLHIFIVYIVWSFIYLPTYYNTIEARSLITFAIMGYYHLWYLPALLLGILMLLALKKFIKNNNLLLVSGILLYITGYILENCGLPYRVFCNGIFFGFPFIVLGYYIQKMGYVNVKSLHLYIILFISLITLLLESYQGYKTNIYHNLFLSLYILCPLLIICIQKRAKYNIEKYDISKLAAGIYFVHILVAGQIIPIAETNNIYRLPFIMIVSVLLAIFIVLIDKRIKILL from the coding sequence ATGGAACGTAATATAAGGCTCGATTATTTCAGGATTATACTCAGCCTGTTGGTTATCACAGTACACACACAGTCTCTTTTTAGCAATGATTCATTAACCGGATGGCTCATTTCTAACGGGATAGGCCGGGTAGCAGTACCTTGTTTTTTCCTTATCAGCGGATATTATCTACATTTCAGATTAGATGACAATAAAGCTATAAAAAGATATTTATTACACATATTCATTGTCTACATTGTATGGTCGTTCATCTATCTGCCCACCTATTATAATACCATAGAAGCCCGTTCGCTGATTACATTTGCCATCATGGGATATTATCACCTGTGGTATCTGCCTGCGCTCCTCTTGGGTATATTAATGCTACTAGCGTTAAAGAAGTTCATAAAGAATAACAATTTGTTACTGGTTTCCGGCATCCTTCTCTACATTACCGGATATATACTGGAGAATTGTGGATTGCCTTACAGGGTATTCTGCAATGGTATTTTCTTTGGTTTCCCATTTATCGTACTAGGATATTATATTCAAAAGATGGGCTATGTAAATGTAAAATCCTTACATCTATATATCATTCTATTTATAAGTCTCATCACATTATTATTAGAGTCATACCAAGGATATAAAACAAATATTTACCATAATTTATTTCTGTCTCTATACATCCTTTGCCCCCTATTAATTATCTGCATACAAAAAAGAGCAAAATACAATATTGAGAAATACGACATATCAAAATTGGCCGCAGGAATCTATTTTGTTCACATCCTCGTTGCGGGACAAATAATCCCAATAGCGGAAACAAATAATATTTACAGATTGCCGTTCATTATGATAGTCTCCGTACTATTAGCTATCTTTATAGTCTTAATCGATAAACGCATTAAAATACTTTTGTAA
- a CDS encoding N-acetylornithine carbamoyltransferase — MRTYTNVKDLGDLNAAVKEALEVKKNRFGYKSLGENKTLLMVFFNSSLRTRLSTQKAGMNLGMNTMVLDINQGAWKLETERGVIMDGDKSEHILEAIPVMGSYCDIIGVRAFAQFENKEDDYQEKILNQFIKYSGRPVFSMEAATGHPLQAFADLITIEEYKKTARPKVVLTWAPHPKALPQAVPNSFADFMNEADVDFVITHPEGYDLDPKFVRGAKVEYDQDKALAGADFVYAKNWAAYNDPNYGKILSKDMSWTVTTQKMALTNNAYFMHCLPVRRNMIVSDDVIESPQSIVIQEAANREISAQTVIKRMLENL; from the coding sequence ATGAGAACATATACCAATGTAAAAGACCTCGGCGATCTTAATGCCGCAGTAAAAGAAGCCCTCGAAGTAAAGAAAAACCGCTTCGGGTATAAAAGCCTCGGTGAGAACAAAACGCTACTGATGGTATTTTTCAATTCCAGTCTGCGCACCCGCCTGAGCACACAGAAAGCCGGAATGAACCTGGGTATGAACACAATGGTGCTCGACATCAATCAGGGAGCTTGGAAACTGGAAACCGAACGGGGAGTAATAATGGATGGTGACAAATCGGAGCATATACTCGAAGCCATCCCCGTGATGGGCAGCTATTGCGATATTATCGGAGTGCGCGCATTTGCTCAATTCGAAAATAAGGAAGATGATTATCAGGAAAAGATACTCAATCAGTTTATTAAATATTCAGGACGTCCAGTTTTCAGCATGGAGGCCGCAACAGGACATCCTCTACAGGCTTTTGCCGATCTCATCACAATAGAAGAATATAAGAAAACAGCTCGTCCAAAAGTTGTCCTTACATGGGCACCACATCCGAAAGCACTGCCACAGGCAGTACCTAATTCGTTTGCAGACTTTATGAACGAAGCTGATGTAGATTTTGTTATCACACATCCCGAAGGTTATGACCTTGATCCTAAATTTGTACGTGGAGCGAAAGTTGAGTATGATCAGGATAAAGCACTTGCCGGAGCAGACTTTGTCTATGCAAAAAACTGGGCTGCGTACAACGATCCTAATTATGGCAAAATATTAAGCAAAGATATGTCGTGGACAGTGACAACTCAAAAGATGGCGCTGACCAATAATGCTTATTTTATGCATTGCCTGCCTGTACGCCGCAATATGATTGTGAGCGACGATGTAATAGAAAGCCCACAATCAATTGTTATACAGGAAGCAGCCAATCGTGAGATATCAGCTCAGACAGTTATAAAGAGAATGCTGGAAAATCTTTAA
- a CDS encoding outer membrane protein transport protein gives MKHVSLLLLTTALTFGAAQAQNEMDAYRYSKNDLTGTARSVSMGGAFGALGGDISGVSINPAGIGVYQTSEIVTTLNFQNSKVQTEMNAGKVDESKFKVNFDNLAFVSVFPIFDNDVVRSINIGFSYNRLKNFDRKYKAVGKNLSYAMGDYMADRSNNNGVSSQNLDLFDSNNSFRDIWRNQDWLSVLGYNSGMIHEDAQGYYPASDGLVANNDLFVEEKGSISTYDFNVGTTFSDIVSVGATLSLTDINYRLYSSYIEDYMENNSFWGGQEIQNWMRTDGTGWQVTAGVIVKPIQELRIGVAYHSPTWYNMTDYFAANLDSKFRDGTGASIGSFSEPNSNSGEDAIFDYKMRTPDKWTLSLASVIGGKAIISADYELTNYANNMKLFDDRGNALTTGTGDPNAYIKNDFRNASTIRVGAEYRITDQFSARVGYSWMQSPFKNEVIDFPGDHEVVTDSRAATQYVLDGTTNYFTYGMGYRFSRHFYTDIAFVMKSQKDDLYAFTGADKTTFKTNNFQGLLTLGYRF, from the coding sequence ATGAAACATGTATCATTACTACTGTTAACAACTGCACTTACGTTTGGGGCTGCCCAGGCCCAAAATGAAATGGATGCATACAGATATTCGAAGAACGACCTTACGGGTACTGCCCGTTCCGTTTCTATGGGGGGAGCTTTTGGTGCTTTGGGAGGCGATATATCCGGCGTATCCATAAATCCTGCAGGTATAGGAGTTTATCAAACATCCGAAATCGTTACCACACTTAATTTTCAGAATTCGAAGGTTCAAACAGAAATGAATGCCGGAAAAGTTGACGAAAGTAAATTTAAAGTGAACTTTGATAATCTGGCATTTGTGAGTGTGTTCCCTATATTTGATAATGATGTGGTTCGTAGTATCAATATCGGATTTTCATACAACAGGCTGAAAAATTTTGACAGGAAATATAAAGCGGTTGGTAAAAACCTGTCGTATGCTATGGGTGATTATATGGCCGATAGATCTAATAATAATGGAGTCTCGTCTCAGAATTTAGATCTTTTTGATAGTAATAATTCTTTCCGGGATATTTGGCGGAATCAGGATTGGTTAAGTGTATTGGGCTATAATTCAGGTATGATACACGAAGACGCCCAGGGATATTACCCAGCTTCAGATGGACTTGTTGCAAATAACGACCTCTTTGTCGAAGAAAAAGGTTCTATCAGCACATACGATTTTAATGTGGGAACCACATTCTCTGATATTGTTAGTGTTGGTGCAACGTTATCTTTAACTGATATTAATTATCGTCTCTATTCGAGTTATATTGAAGACTATATGGAAAATAACTCTTTCTGGGGCGGTCAGGAGATTCAGAATTGGATGAGGACAGATGGTACAGGATGGCAGGTTACTGCCGGAGTGATCGTGAAACCTATCCAGGAATTACGGATTGGAGTAGCTTATCATTCTCCTACATGGTATAACATGACTGATTATTTTGCGGCTAATTTAGATTCTAAATTCAGAGATGGCACAGGTGCTTCTATTGGTAGTTTTTCTGAGCCTAACTCAAATAGTGGTGAAGATGCTATATTCGATTATAAAATGCGTACACCAGACAAATGGACATTGAGCCTTGCCAGTGTTATCGGAGGTAAAGCTATTATCAGCGCCGATTATGAATTGACTAACTATGCCAATAATATGAAATTGTTTGACGATCGCGGCAATGCCCTTACTACAGGTACAGGAGATCCGAATGCTTATATAAAGAATGATTTCAGAAATGCATCTACTATTCGTGTTGGGGCTGAATATCGTATTACAGATCAGTTTTCGGCTCGTGTAGGTTATTCATGGATGCAAAGCCCATTCAAAAATGAAGTAATAGATTTTCCGGGCGACCATGAAGTTGTAACTGATAGCCGTGCAGCTACTCAGTACGTATTGGATGGAACTACAAATTATTTCACTTACGGTATGGGATACAGATTTTCGCGCCATTTCTATACCGATATTGCATTTGTAATGAAATCGCAGAAAGATGATTTGTATGCCTTTACAGGAGCAGATAAAACTACATTCAAGACAAATAATTTTCAAGGGCTGCTGACATTGGGATATAGATTCTAA
- a CDS encoding GTP pyrophosphokinase codes for MDDILEIAIRIAVNAHYGQTDKGGKPYIFHPLRVMNSVNTIEEKIVAVLHDILEDTDITVDDLMAEAIPEELINQLLILTHSPDIEYNAYIERIAGFPIATTVKLADLKDNMNVSRLPEITDKDIQRLKKYQASYSFLTKKLNDNK; via the coding sequence ATGGATGACATATTAGAAATAGCGATCCGGATTGCTGTAAATGCACATTACGGACAAACAGATAAAGGAGGTAAGCCATACATATTCCATCCCTTGAGAGTGATGAATAGTGTGAATACAATAGAAGAAAAAATTGTAGCCGTTTTGCACGATATTTTGGAAGATACTGATATTACTGTTGATGATTTGATGGCTGAAGCTATTCCCGAAGAATTAATAAATCAACTACTTATACTGACTCATTCTCCCGATATTGAATATAATGCATACATAGAACGTATAGCCGGATTTCCAATAGCCACAACTGTTAAGCTTGCCGACTTGAAGGATAATATGAATGTATCCAGATTACCCGAAATCACGGATAAGGATATACAACGACTAAAAAAATATCAAGCAAGTTATTCATTTTTAACTAAGAAACTGAACGACAATAAATAG
- a CDS encoding DUF6348 family protein: MNDNRLLQYESQLNNFLTEAFLRHNIECNIEKDLIVFPHLYMTAWTRIFNRSSSPMATILQIDIHLEIGMGKTIIESCAGMGMDEDTAIKDAWKNFLTNSFHTLLSAFFSKEFDHHINNQQWIIDGRTYDVTISNVTTRGSHPDPLPLRWLEQLEEIIRIQSLTEGTHWVRFYYAQSESELISGEILLDNEVWTGIEKFVRTFDFPTYKDFFSMRVFMVLKDHSDISRMAATMAWMVGEDDDAIEQQMMADGLSLSDADKANTFIPLAFGRVFLKGITTAGFSDEAIVTDETGKETTIKLSDEPIYTSAYRLAEKIMKEGCVNQEHFQNLFIQSAEFNAYNNALKDGAKVEDMNNARFGEPVIYMPHYQPAEKKEYTTENIITEDACKKKKKPSWKFWKK; encoded by the coding sequence ATGAACGATAACAGGCTGTTACAATATGAATCGCAACTCAATAATTTTCTGACTGAAGCTTTCCTCAGACACAATATTGAATGTAATATAGAGAAAGATCTGATTGTATTTCCCCATCTGTATATGACAGCATGGACACGTATATTCAATCGCTCATCTTCTCCCATGGCCACAATCTTACAAATAGACATACATCTGGAAATAGGTATGGGTAAGACTATCATCGAATCGTGCGCAGGAATGGGAATGGATGAAGACACTGCGATAAAAGACGCATGGAAAAACTTCCTTACAAATTCTTTTCACACACTGCTTTCCGCATTTTTCAGCAAGGAGTTTGACCATCACATCAATAATCAACAATGGATAATTGACGGACGTACATATGATGTAACGATTAGCAATGTAACCACCAGAGGGAGCCATCCTGATCCGCTTCCTTTACGTTGGCTCGAACAGCTTGAAGAGATTATAAGAATCCAATCCTTGACAGAAGGTACTCATTGGGTGAGATTTTACTATGCGCAATCGGAAAGCGAATTGATCTCAGGTGAAATACTTCTCGATAACGAAGTTTGGACCGGTATAGAGAAATTCGTCCGCACATTTGATTTCCCCACCTATAAAGATTTCTTCTCCATGCGGGTCTTCATGGTACTGAAAGATCATTCCGATATAAGCCGTATGGCTGCTACTATGGCCTGGATGGTAGGTGAAGACGATGACGCAATAGAACAGCAAATGATGGCAGACGGTCTGTCTCTATCCGATGCTGATAAAGCAAATACATTTATACCTTTAGCTTTCGGACGTGTATTTCTGAAAGGAATCACAACAGCCGGATTTTCAGACGAAGCCATCGTTACAGATGAAACAGGGAAAGAAACGACCATAAAGCTTAGCGACGAACCTATCTATACATCCGCATACCGGTTGGCAGAGAAAATTATGAAGGAAGGTTGTGTGAATCAGGAGCACTTTCAAAATCTATTTATCCAAAGTGCGGAATTCAACGCTTATAACAATGCGCTGAAAGACGGTGCTAAAGTCGAAGATATGAACAATGCCAGATTCGGAGAACCGGTGATATATATGCCACACTATCAGCCTGCCGAAAAAAAGGAATACACCACAGAAAATATTATTACTGAAGATGCCTGTAAGAAAAAGAAAAAACCATCATGGAAATTCTGGAAAAAATAA
- a CDS encoding UvrD-helicase domain-containing protein, with translation MDNLLDHLNKQQREAVEYINGPSLIIAGAGSGKTRVLTYKIAYLLQQGYMPHSILALTFTNKAAREMKERIAEIIGWKYARYLWMGTFHSVFSRILRTEAEKIGFTSNFTIFDSADSRNMIKTIIKQYQLDDKVYKPARVQATISNAKNALISPQMYAQNKELLEYDQRSKMPVLKDIYRDYNNRLKASNTMDFDDLLFYTNVLFRDHPDVLKSYQERYQFILVDEYQDTNFAQYLVVKQLADAHHRVCVVGDDAQSIYSFRGANIDNILKFKEVYSESKLFKLEQNYRSTQNIVNAANSLIQQNREQIKKTIYSENDEGERIEVSSAYSDFEEGVIVSNKIWDIRRDKKASYSDFVILYRTNAQSRIFEEALRKKNIPYRIYGGLSFYQRKEIKDVIAYFRMVVNPFDEEAFRRIINFPTRGIGDTTVNKIAEAARLHNVSLWEVIGDSLGYNLNVNAGTAKKLSGFRELIESFIAQVQELSAYELASRIVKQSGIATEAYQDQTPEGMSRQENLQELLGGIHEFCETRKEEGLEEIGLMDFLSEVSLLSDQDTDKEADQEKVTMMTVHASKGLEFKNVFVVGMEEDLFPSSMAKNELRGLEEERRLFYVAITRAKEYCMISYAKSRFRNGQINASNPSRFLRDIDTSYLNVNGGVLGGGGFGVLNRPETYTNDLYDYTNTPRTTYPERPLTQRQPTVQRQEIRQSSASPRSNFVNARNAKPKASAGVNSGEVQVGAVIKHERFGIGKVTAVTGDPDSRKATVEFENSGVKQLLLKFARFEVL, from the coding sequence ATGGATAACTTACTGGATCATCTAAATAAACAGCAGCGTGAAGCTGTTGAATACATAAACGGGCCTTCCCTGATTATTGCAGGGGCAGGTTCGGGCAAGACACGTGTACTTACTTATAAAATAGCATACCTTCTTCAACAAGGTTATATGCCTCACAGCATACTTGCACTTACATTTACTAATAAGGCGGCGCGTGAAATGAAAGAGCGTATTGCCGAGATAATAGGATGGAAGTATGCGCGTTATTTGTGGATGGGAACTTTTCACTCTGTGTTTTCCCGTATTTTGCGTACCGAGGCCGAAAAAATCGGATTTACCTCAAATTTTACCATTTTCGACTCGGCCGACTCCCGGAATATGATAAAGACCATAATCAAACAGTATCAATTGGATGATAAAGTCTATAAGCCGGCAAGAGTACAGGCTACAATATCCAATGCAAAGAATGCACTGATTTCTCCACAAATGTATGCTCAGAACAAAGAGTTGCTGGAGTATGACCAACGGTCGAAAATGCCTGTGTTGAAAGATATTTACAGGGATTATAATAACAGATTAAAGGCATCCAACACAATGGACTTCGATGATTTGTTATTCTACACCAATGTCCTGTTTCGCGATCATCCCGACGTGTTGAAAAGCTATCAGGAGCGTTATCAGTTTATATTGGTAGACGAGTATCAGGATACAAACTTTGCGCAATACCTTGTAGTGAAACAACTTGCCGATGCACATCACCGTGTCTGTGTAGTGGGTGACGATGCACAGAGTATCTACTCGTTTCGTGGGGCGAATATAGACAATATACTTAAATTTAAGGAAGTTTATTCCGAATCGAAGTTGTTTAAGCTGGAGCAGAATTACCGCTCGACTCAGAATATTGTGAATGCGGCCAACAGCCTTATTCAGCAAAATCGTGAGCAGATAAAGAAAACAATATATTCAGAAAACGACGAAGGGGAACGTATCGAAGTTTCGAGTGCTTACTCCGATTTTGAGGAGGGGGTTATTGTCTCGAATAAAATATGGGACATCCGCCGCGATAAGAAAGCATCATATAGTGATTTTGTAATCCTGTATCGCACCAATGCCCAGTCGCGTATCTTCGAAGAGGCATTGCGGAAAAAGAATATCCCGTACCGTATCTATGGTGGTTTGTCGTTCTACCAGCGCAAGGAGATCAAAGATGTTATCGCTTACTTTCGTATGGTGGTGAATCCTTTCGACGAAGAAGCTTTCCGGCGTATCATCAATTTTCCTACACGAGGGATAGGAGATACCACAGTAAATAAAATAGCAGAAGCCGCCCGTTTGCATAATGTAAGCTTATGGGAGGTGATCGGAGATTCGTTAGGCTATAATCTGAATGTGAATGCAGGCACAGCGAAAAAACTAAGTGGATTTAGAGAACTTATCGAAAGTTTTATTGCACAGGTGCAAGAGCTATCGGCCTACGAATTGGCATCGCGCATTGTAAAACAAAGTGGTATCGCCACAGAAGCTTATCAGGATCAAACCCCCGAAGGTATGAGCCGTCAGGAAAATCTGCAGGAACTCTTAGGAGGTATTCACGAGTTTTGTGAAACCCGAAAGGAAGAAGGTTTGGAGGAAATAGGGTTGATGGATTTCCTATCCGAGGTATCCTTGCTTAGCGATCAGGATACAGATAAGGAAGCCGATCAGGAAAAAGTGACAATGATGACCGTTCATGCATCTAAAGGCTTGGAATTCAAAAATGTATTCGTTGTAGGCATGGAAGAAGATCTCTTTCCGTCGTCAATGGCAAAGAATGAGTTGCGGGGCTTGGAAGAAGAGCGTCGCTTGTTTTATGTAGCTATTACCCGGGCAAAGGAATACTGCATGATTAGCTATGCTAAAAGCCGTTTCCGCAACGGGCAAATAAATGCGTCGAATCCAAGTCGTTTCCTTCGCGATATAGACACCTCTTATCTGAACGTAAATGGAGGTGTGCTTGGCGGAGGTGGATTCGGTGTGCTCAATCGCCCCGAAACATATACAAATGATCTCTACGATTACACAAATACTCCGCGTACAACATACCCCGAACGCCCGCTAACACAGAGGCAACCAACAGTTCAGCGACAGGAGATACGCCAGTCATCCGCATCCCCCCGTTCCAACTTTGTGAATGCGCGCAACGCTAAGCCGAAAGCTTCGGCAGGAGTGAATTCAGGAGAAGTACAAGTAGGGGCGGTAATTAAACATGAGCGTTTCGGCATAGGTAAGGTGACTGCTGTAACAGGTGATCCGGATAGCCGAAAAGCTACCGTGGAATTTGAGAATTCGGGAGTGAAGCAGTTGTTATTGAAATTTGCCCGTTTCGAGGTTCTGTAA
- a CDS encoding carbonic anhydrase: MTIFSLSTVISYAQDQMSEDALTALKDGNKRFCSGQLLHNHQDLTRIEELKTGQKPFAIVVSCSDSRVTPEIVFDQGLGDIFSIRTAGNVMADYEEGSIEYAAEHLGTKLIVVMGHTSCGAVKAFMDIKHSHENHDAHHTEKLGHIESIIKKLDSEEEENEVFKTEGDVYNRAIIANVIHGVKQLRKSEPFLKEMNEEGDVKIVGAIYHIESGEVEFLDI, translated from the coding sequence ATGACTATTTTTAGCTTGTCAACAGTAATTTCTTATGCACAAGATCAAATGTCCGAGGATGCTTTGACTGCACTCAAAGACGGTAATAAGCGATTTTGTTCAGGTCAGTTATTACACAATCATCAGGATTTGACCCGAATCGAAGAACTCAAAACTGGACAGAAACCGTTTGCAATTGTTGTCAGTTGCTCCGACTCGCGTGTGACACCTGAAATAGTTTTCGATCAAGGACTGGGAGATATATTCTCTATTCGTACTGCCGGGAATGTAATGGCCGATTATGAAGAAGGTAGCATCGAATATGCAGCCGAACATCTCGGTACAAAGCTGATTGTTGTGATGGGGCATACAAGCTGTGGGGCGGTAAAAGCATTTATGGATATAAAACACAGCCATGAAAACCACGATGCCCACCATACAGAAAAACTCGGACATATCGAATCCATCATCAAAAAACTGGATAGCGAAGAGGAAGAAAATGAAGTTTTCAAGACCGAAGGAGATGTCTACAACCGAGCAATAATAGCTAACGTGATACATGGAGTAAAGCAATTGAGAAAATCAGAACCATTCCTCAAAGAAATGAATGAAGAAGGCGATGTAAAGATTGTCGGAGCCATTTATCATATCGAGTCGGGAGAAGTTGAATTTCTTGATATCTGA